From a region of the Microbacterium sp. nov. GSS16 genome:
- a CDS encoding family 43 glycosylhydrolase gives MKTHDNPARRRRRSARRLAAAIGVTALVASSATVVGQAAFAAPIAVPTAAVAEPPAVPGNLLPDGRFAGSLAGWTNTRGGELALTTDAASGSHALAATKRENTQSGPFADVSGKLEAGATYRMSGKLKYIEGAATQRFNFTFCPSNFNGCADYGHTFTKGEWASFSQEFTAEAKHADANWFFIETPWGSNALQDFAVDEISLIKIADAPEQPAFQALEDVQTKPIGDHNPLVGHKFGADPHHLVYNGRLYIYSTDDTQQYEANSKDANGLPTQSNGYGAITRLNVMSTSDMVNWVDHGAIPIAREGGAAPWARNSWAPAAIEKDGKVYLYFCDSGTGTAVVVGGSPLGPWTDPLGKKIIPDTVDRDYIASGGFPAGMWLFDPEIFIDDDGQAYLYFGGNSQIGTAPNVQGPQNPKSTRVVKLKDDLVTLDGDPVEIDAPGMFEASSMFKRGDKYYYSYSSNFQVKEEAGKYPKTGAIAYMMTGDPMDLTASKYAGEAFLNQATFFGAGNGGNNHSDMFTYKGETYFTYHAQTRGAAWAAAFGSPGATQGYRSVHIDKLEFNADGTIKPVVGTRAGVEQVEAFDPYRTFEAETLAWQLGITTAKTEAASIEFPEHNGGGNLVVASIDDGDFTGISGVDFGVGAKTVSTRVKPLSGGSSIQVRLDQPDGPVVATLPVDGAVGEWATVQADVDGATGEHDVFFVFAGAEGAEAGADLMEVDNWAFTGSQDSGPGEQQLAAKLSVDQVAAGGSVTVTASGVEADEVEIGIESTYRKLATAQVERGALSATVVIPADIEPGAHEIVLRADGGELTRLPLTVTAAAAPGGDQGDGGAGSGGANSGGSSAGGSAAADPGGALATTGADGSGSAFAAAIAALLLAAGSGLWMLRRRQPEVSEPTA, from the coding sequence GTGAAAACACACGACAACCCTGCGCGCCGTCGGCGCCGATCAGCCCGGCGCTTGGCCGCGGCGATCGGAGTCACCGCGCTGGTCGCCTCATCGGCGACCGTCGTCGGCCAGGCCGCGTTCGCGGCGCCGATCGCGGTGCCGACCGCAGCAGTCGCCGAGCCGCCGGCCGTGCCGGGCAACCTGCTGCCCGACGGGCGGTTCGCCGGCAGCCTGGCCGGGTGGACGAACACCCGCGGCGGCGAGCTCGCGCTGACAACCGACGCTGCCAGCGGGTCGCACGCCCTCGCGGCGACGAAGCGGGAGAACACCCAGTCCGGCCCCTTCGCCGACGTCTCGGGCAAGCTCGAGGCCGGCGCGACCTACCGGATGAGCGGCAAGCTGAAGTACATTGAAGGTGCGGCGACGCAGCGCTTCAACTTCACCTTCTGCCCGTCGAACTTCAACGGCTGCGCCGACTACGGGCACACCTTCACCAAGGGGGAGTGGGCATCGTTCTCGCAGGAGTTCACTGCTGAGGCGAAGCACGCCGACGCGAACTGGTTCTTCATCGAGACGCCGTGGGGTTCGAACGCCCTGCAGGACTTCGCCGTCGACGAGATCTCGTTGATCAAGATCGCCGACGCTCCCGAGCAGCCGGCCTTCCAGGCGCTCGAGGACGTGCAGACGAAGCCGATCGGCGACCACAACCCGCTCGTCGGCCACAAGTTCGGCGCCGACCCGCACCACCTCGTGTACAACGGTCGGCTCTACATCTACTCCACCGACGACACGCAGCAGTACGAGGCGAACAGCAAGGACGCCAACGGCCTGCCCACGCAGTCGAACGGCTACGGTGCCATCACGCGTCTCAACGTCATGTCGACCAGCGACATGGTGAACTGGGTCGATCACGGTGCGATCCCGATCGCTCGCGAGGGCGGCGCCGCTCCGTGGGCGCGCAACTCGTGGGCTCCCGCCGCGATCGAGAAGGACGGCAAGGTCTACCTGTACTTCTGCGACAGCGGCACCGGGACTGCCGTCGTCGTCGGAGGCTCGCCTCTCGGGCCGTGGACCGACCCGCTCGGCAAGAAGATCATCCCCGACACGGTCGACCGCGACTACATCGCCTCGGGCGGTTTCCCCGCGGGCATGTGGCTGTTCGACCCCGAGATCTTCATCGACGACGACGGTCAGGCCTACCTCTACTTCGGCGGCAACTCGCAGATCGGTACTGCGCCGAACGTGCAGGGCCCGCAGAACCCCAAGTCGACCCGAGTCGTGAAGCTGAAGGACGACCTGGTGACCCTCGACGGCGACCCGGTCGAGATCGATGCTCCCGGCATGTTCGAGGCATCCAGCATGTTCAAGCGCGGTGACAAGTACTACTACTCCTACTCGTCCAACTTCCAGGTGAAGGAAGAGGCAGGCAAGTACCCGAAGACCGGTGCGATCGCATACATGATGACGGGCGATCCGATGGATCTCACGGCCTCGAAGTACGCGGGTGAAGCCTTCCTGAACCAGGCGACCTTCTTCGGAGCGGGCAACGGCGGCAACAACCACTCCGACATGTTCACCTACAAGGGCGAAACGTATTTCACGTACCACGCACAGACGCGCGGAGCCGCCTGGGCCGCAGCGTTCGGCAGCCCCGGCGCCACGCAGGGCTACCGCTCAGTGCACATCGACAAGCTGGAGTTCAACGCCGACGGCACCATCAAGCCGGTCGTGGGAACGCGCGCCGGAGTCGAGCAGGTCGAGGCGTTCGACCCGTATCGCACATTCGAGGCGGAGACCCTGGCGTGGCAGCTGGGCATCACCACCGCGAAGACGGAGGCGGCATCCATCGAGTTCCCTGAGCACAACGGAGGAGGCAACCTCGTCGTGGCGTCGATCGACGACGGCGACTTCACCGGAATCTCGGGGGTCGACTTCGGAGTCGGCGCGAAGACCGTGTCGACGCGGGTGAAGCCGCTCTCCGGGGGCAGCAGCATTCAGGTCCGCCTGGATCAGCCCGACGGTCCCGTCGTGGCCACTCTGCCCGTGGACGGCGCGGTCGGCGAGTGGGCCACCGTGCAGGCCGACGTCGATGGCGCAACCGGAGAGCACGACGTGTTCTTCGTGTTCGCCGGAGCCGAGGGTGCGGAGGCCGGTGCCGACCTCATGGAGGTCGACAACTGGGCGTTCACCGGTTCGCAGGACTCGGGCCCCGGTGAGCAGCAGCTCGCAGCGAAGCTGTCGGTCGACCAGGTCGCGGCCGGCGGGTCGGTGACCGTCACCGCCTCGGGTGTCGAGGCCGACGAGGTCGAGATCGGCATCGAGAGCACCTATCGCAAGCTCGCCACGGCACAGGTCGAGCGGGGCGCCCTCTCGGCTACTGTCGTGATCCCCGCCGACATCGAACCGGGTGCGCACGAGATCGTGCTGCGGGCCGACGGCGGCGAGCTGACTCGCCTGCCGCTCACGGTGACGGCCGCTGCCGCGCCTGGCGGCGACCAGGGTGACGGCGGTGCCGGCTCCGGTGGTGCGAACTCCGGTGGTTCCAGCGCCGGCGGCTCGGCGGCAGCCGATCCTGGCGGTGCCCTGGCCACGACAGGTGCAGACGGATCGGGCAGCGCCTTCGCCGCAGCGATCGCCGCACTGCTGCTGGCTGCCGGCTCCGGTCTGTGGATGCTGCGCCGCCGCCAGCCGGAGGTGAGCGAGCCCACGGCCTGA
- a CDS encoding LacI family DNA-binding transcriptional regulator codes for MANVGSDKPNIRQVASIAGVSHMTVSRVLNDYPNIKPETRRRVLEAIEELDYRPNLVARALATQRSQRIGVIVESPVAHGPTSILRAVELAARQAGYSVTPIALYEGDAMTPHDAVDSLTTQGVDAICVVAPRSSSVAALRRVTMSVPMLVVKADPDPTFLTVSIDQHAGTTLVVDHLVSLGHRDILHISGPLDWLDARARERAFHTRAKSWGIRERPIVVGDWSADFAYDFAMGLQRLPEATAIFAANDDTAIGLIHGLHDRGFDVPGDISVVGFDDVPLARHFLPPLTTVRQDFQALGGAVVEMLRAAIEQRELPPFTRIPTELVVRDSTAKPRESR; via the coding sequence ATGGCCAACGTCGGCTCCGACAAACCGAACATCAGGCAGGTCGCGTCGATCGCCGGTGTCTCGCACATGACCGTCTCGCGGGTGCTCAACGACTATCCGAACATCAAGCCCGAGACCCGTCGCCGCGTGCTCGAAGCGATCGAAGAGCTCGACTACCGGCCGAACCTGGTCGCCCGTGCGCTGGCCACGCAGCGCAGCCAGCGCATCGGGGTGATTGTCGAGAGTCCCGTGGCGCATGGCCCCACCAGCATCCTGCGCGCGGTCGAACTCGCGGCGCGCCAGGCGGGGTACTCGGTCACGCCCATAGCCCTGTACGAGGGCGACGCGATGACACCCCATGACGCGGTCGACAGCCTGACCACCCAGGGCGTCGACGCCATCTGCGTCGTCGCGCCGAGGTCGTCGTCGGTGGCGGCGCTGCGGCGGGTCACGATGAGCGTGCCCATGCTCGTGGTCAAGGCCGACCCCGACCCGACCTTCCTGACGGTCTCGATCGACCAGCATGCCGGAACCACGCTCGTCGTCGACCACCTCGTCTCCCTCGGCCACCGCGACATCCTGCACATCTCGGGTCCCCTCGACTGGCTCGACGCCAGGGCGCGAGAACGTGCCTTCCACACCAGGGCGAAGTCATGGGGCATCCGGGAGCGGCCGATCGTCGTCGGCGACTGGAGCGCCGACTTCGCCTACGACTTCGCGATGGGACTGCAGCGCCTGCCGGAGGCGACCGCCATCTTCGCCGCCAACGATGACACCGCGATCGGGCTCATCCACGGGCTGCACGATCGAGGATTCGACGTGCCCGGCGACATCAGCGTCGTCGGGTTCGACGATGTGCCGCTCGCACGGCACTTCCTTCCTCCGCTGACGACCGTGCGGCAGGACTTCCAGGCCCTGGGCGGTGCCGTCGTCGAGATGCTGCGCGCGGCGATCGAGCAGCGCGAGCTGCCGCCCTTCACCCGCATCCCGACCGAGCTCGTGGTGCGGGACTCGACCGCCAAGCCGCGGGAGTCGCGATGA
- a CDS encoding sugar ABC transporter ATP-binding protein, producing the protein MSGPAAAPVIELRGITVELPGVRALDAVDFRLFPGEVHAVMGENGAGKSTLIGVITGTRRPTSGMVVVDGEERSFTGVGDSRAAGIATVFQDMQLSPNLTVTEAVMLGRERRGRFGIDWRRNRADAAQALARLGVDDLDPRTPLAFLSPAQKQLVALARSVVDEPRVLVLDEPTSSLESSEVAALMRVIRGLRNRGVAILFVSHFLEQAFAISDRMTVLRGGRKVAETPTRELERAEVISQMLGKDIEGLRALGSERKAHHYVSEGEPALRADALGRRGELRPTDIEVHRGEIVGFAGLRGAGRTELGALMSGALRSDSGELWVDGERVRLNSPSTALRRRVAASSESRRTDGIVAGLTARENMLLSLQALRGWTRPIPQPEQRVLLDIYVEVLNLSAADLARPVEQLSGGAQQKVLLARALAVRPHVLILDEPTRGIDIAAKLQIQRSISTLAGQGVAVVFISSELQEVVRLSDRIVVLKDREKIGELSNGPGVTVDTIVEMIAAESGDTVD; encoded by the coding sequence ATGAGCGGCCCAGCCGCCGCTCCCGTGATCGAGTTGCGAGGGATCACGGTCGAGCTGCCGGGGGTGCGGGCGCTGGATGCGGTCGACTTCCGTCTCTTCCCCGGCGAGGTGCACGCGGTGATGGGCGAGAACGGTGCGGGCAAGTCGACCCTCATCGGTGTGATCACCGGCACTCGCCGTCCCACGTCGGGCATGGTCGTCGTCGACGGTGAGGAGCGGTCGTTCACGGGCGTCGGGGACAGCAGGGCGGCCGGCATCGCGACCGTGTTCCAGGACATGCAGCTCAGTCCCAACCTGACCGTCACCGAGGCGGTCATGCTCGGACGCGAGCGCCGCGGCCGGTTCGGCATCGATTGGCGGCGCAACAGGGCGGATGCCGCCCAGGCCCTGGCCCGGCTCGGCGTCGACGACCTCGATCCGCGCACCCCGCTCGCATTCCTCTCGCCCGCCCAGAAGCAGCTCGTCGCACTCGCGCGCTCGGTGGTCGACGAGCCGCGTGTGCTCGTGCTCGATGAGCCGACCTCGAGTCTCGAGAGTTCCGAGGTGGCGGCGCTCATGCGAGTGATCCGCGGATTGCGCAATCGGGGCGTCGCGATCCTGTTCGTGTCGCACTTCCTCGAGCAGGCCTTCGCGATCAGCGACCGCATGACCGTGCTGCGCGGTGGCCGGAAGGTGGCCGAGACTCCGACCCGAGAGCTCGAACGCGCCGAGGTCATCTCGCAGATGCTCGGGAAGGACATCGAGGGCCTGCGCGCGCTGGGCTCCGAGCGCAAGGCGCACCACTACGTCTCGGAGGGGGAGCCGGCCCTCCGCGCCGACGCCCTCGGGCGTCGAGGCGAGCTCCGCCCGACGGACATCGAGGTGCATCGCGGTGAGATCGTCGGGTTCGCCGGCCTTCGCGGCGCCGGGCGCACCGAGCTCGGAGCGCTGATGTCGGGCGCACTGCGCTCGGACTCGGGGGAGCTGTGGGTCGACGGCGAGCGGGTGCGGCTGAACAGCCCGTCGACGGCGCTGCGCCGTCGCGTCGCCGCATCGAGCGAGAGCCGCCGCACGGACGGGATCGTGGCGGGACTCACCGCTCGAGAGAACATGCTGCTCTCGCTGCAGGCGCTGCGCGGCTGGACCCGGCCCATCCCGCAGCCCGAGCAGAGAGTGCTGCTGGACATCTACGTCGAGGTGCTGAACCTCAGCGCGGCTGATCTCGCGCGCCCGGTCGAGCAGCTCTCCGGAGGGGCGCAGCAGAAGGTGCTGCTCGCACGCGCGCTGGCCGTCCGCCCGCACGTGCTCATCCTCGACGAGCCGACGCGAGGCATCGACATCGCCGCGAAGCTGCAGATCCAGCGAAGCATCAGCACGCTGGCGGGGCAGGGCGTGGCCGTGGTCTTCATCTCGTCGGAACTGCAGGAGGTCGTTCGGCTCAGTGACAGGATCGTCGTGCTGAAGGACCGCGAGAAGATCGGCGAGCTCAGCAACGGGCCCGGAGTCACCGTCGACACGATCGTGGAGATGATCGCCGCGGAATCCGGCGACACCGTCGACTGA
- a CDS encoding substrate-binding domain-containing protein, whose protein sequence is MSAKKHIRAVLGFAAVGALALGLTACGGDKTSSDAGSSGDLVSVGFVAVGPEGGWRQANEQNIKDTFTEEAGYKLSYAPAANLDQKSQIDSFTAFVDQGVDVILLSATEATGWEDSLKLAQEAEIPVILLDRGIEPEDDSVYVTRIAPDNVEVAKEVGEWAASAFPDGGNYVVLEGPAGVGVVNERNEGFEAGLGDSTLNKVDAQTANWSTEEGKSVLETMLKANNNDIQFVFAQNDEMGLGAAQAAEEAGLVVGEDIKIATIDGTKNAIQALADGKLSYVHEYNPLFGETALEVVQKALDGEDVDSYIIVPSEAFDSADAAKAVLADRKY, encoded by the coding sequence ATGTCTGCAAAGAAGCACATCCGCGCGGTACTCGGCTTCGCGGCCGTCGGCGCGCTCGCGCTCGGCCTGACCGCCTGCGGCGGCGACAAGACATCATCCGACGCAGGTTCGTCGGGCGACCTGGTCTCCGTCGGCTTCGTCGCTGTCGGCCCCGAGGGCGGCTGGCGCCAGGCAAACGAGCAGAACATCAAGGACACGTTCACCGAGGAGGCCGGCTACAAGCTCAGCTACGCACCCGCCGCGAACCTCGACCAGAAGTCGCAGATCGACAGCTTCACCGCATTCGTCGACCAGGGCGTCGACGTCATCCTGCTCTCGGCCACTGAGGCCACGGGCTGGGAGGACTCCCTCAAGCTGGCGCAGGAGGCTGAGATCCCGGTCATCCTGCTCGACCGCGGCATCGAGCCCGAAGACGACAGCGTCTACGTCACCCGCATCGCCCCCGACAACGTCGAGGTCGCGAAGGAGGTCGGCGAGTGGGCTGCCTCGGCCTTCCCCGACGGCGGCAACTACGTCGTGCTCGAGGGTCCGGCCGGGGTCGGCGTCGTCAACGAGCGCAACGAGGGCTTCGAAGCGGGCCTCGGCGACTCCACGCTGAACAAGGTCGACGCGCAGACCGCCAACTGGTCGACCGAAGAGGGCAAGAGCGTGCTCGAGACGATGCTCAAGGCTAACAACAACGACATCCAGTTCGTGTTCGCTCAGAACGACGAGATGGGTCTCGGCGCGGCTCAGGCTGCCGAGGAAGCCGGCCTGGTCGTGGGCGAAGACATCAAGATCGCCACGATCGACGGGACCAAGAACGCGATCCAGGCGCTCGCCGACGGCAAGCTCAGCTACGTGCACGAGTACAACCCCCTCTTCGGCGAAACCGCTCTGGAGGTCGTGCAGAAGGCGCTCGACGGTGAGGACGTCGACTCGTACATCATCGTTCCCAGCGAGGCGTTCGACTCGGCAGATGCGGCCAAGGCCGTGCTCGCCGACCGCAAGTACTGA
- a CDS encoding sugar ABC transporter ATP-binding protein, producing the protein MTEELPIVQMRGISIEFPGVKALDDVEFRLFPGEVHALMGENGAGKSTLIKALTGVYRIDSGSIVVAGQERQFSGTGDAQSAGISTVYQEVNLAPNLSIGENVMLGHEIRGPLGVDWRATHRAATEALGRLGLSHLDTHKPLSTLSIAVQQLVAISRAMAVKAKVLILDEPTSSLDAAEVEGLFTVMRTLRDQGVAILFVSHFLDQIYAISDRLTVLRNGRYEGEYLTRDLNRHALISKMIGKDLDALTSLGGNRRTEPRDPDEEPLLSASGIARRGSVESTDLDIRPGEVVGFAGLLGSGRTELARLLYGADRVDEGAIRLHGRDVDLRSPADGLAGRIAFSTENRRDEGIIGDLTVRENIILAVQAERGWARPLPRKEQDAIVEKYIAELNVRPADPNRMIKNLSGGNQQKVLLGRWLATKPELLILDEPTRGIDVGAKAEIQEAVAALAEDGVAVVFVSSELEEVVRLSERIVVLKDHEKIGEIQNGPEVNAQQIVDVIAAHGTDAAAATLDEAEGAVPDTIPASTAEEGAR; encoded by the coding sequence ATGACCGAAGAACTGCCCATCGTGCAGATGCGCGGGATATCGATCGAGTTCCCGGGCGTGAAGGCCCTGGACGACGTCGAGTTCCGACTCTTCCCCGGCGAGGTGCACGCCCTCATGGGCGAGAATGGCGCCGGCAAGTCCACCCTCATCAAAGCGCTCACGGGCGTCTACCGGATCGACTCCGGCTCGATCGTGGTCGCAGGCCAGGAGCGGCAGTTCAGCGGCACCGGCGACGCGCAGAGCGCAGGCATCTCGACGGTCTACCAGGAGGTGAACCTGGCGCCGAATCTCAGCATCGGCGAGAACGTCATGCTGGGCCACGAGATCCGCGGTCCGTTGGGTGTCGACTGGCGCGCCACGCACCGAGCCGCCACCGAAGCGCTCGGGCGGCTCGGCCTCTCGCACCTCGACACCCACAAGCCCCTCTCCACGCTCTCGATCGCCGTGCAGCAGCTCGTCGCGATCAGCCGTGCGATGGCCGTCAAGGCCAAGGTGCTCATCCTCGATGAGCCGACCTCCAGCCTCGACGCGGCCGAGGTCGAGGGTCTGTTCACGGTCATGCGCACGCTGCGCGATCAGGGCGTCGCCATCCTCTTCGTGTCGCACTTCCTCGACCAGATCTACGCCATCAGCGACCGGCTCACCGTGCTGCGTAACGGACGGTACGAGGGCGAGTACCTGACTCGCGACCTGAACCGCCACGCGCTGATCTCGAAGATGATCGGCAAGGATCTCGACGCGCTCACCTCGCTGGGCGGGAACCGGCGCACCGAGCCGCGCGATCCCGATGAGGAGCCGCTGCTCTCGGCATCCGGAATCGCTCGCCGCGGCTCCGTCGAGTCGACCGATCTCGACATCCGCCCCGGCGAAGTGGTCGGCTTCGCCGGCCTGCTCGGCTCGGGACGCACCGAGCTGGCCCGCCTGCTCTACGGTGCCGATCGTGTCGACGAGGGCGCGATCCGGCTGCATGGCCGGGACGTCGATCTGCGCTCGCCCGCCGACGGGCTCGCCGGGCGGATCGCATTCTCGACCGAGAACCGGCGCGACGAGGGCATCATCGGCGATCTGACCGTGCGCGAGAACATCATCCTCGCCGTGCAGGCCGAACGCGGCTGGGCACGGCCGCTGCCGCGTAAGGAGCAGGATGCCATCGTCGAGAAGTACATCGCCGAGCTGAACGTGCGCCCCGCCGACCCGAACCGGATGATCAAGAACCTCTCCGGCGGTAACCAGCAGAAGGTGCTGCTCGGGCGGTGGCTGGCCACCAAGCCCGAGCTGCTCATCCTCGACGAGCCCACTCGCGGGATCGACGTGGGTGCGAAGGCGGAGATCCAGGAAGCCGTCGCCGCGCTCGCCGAGGACGGCGTGGCTGTCGTGTTCGTCTCATCGGAGCTGGAGGAGGTCGTCCGCCTCTCCGAGCGGATCGTGGTGCTCAAGGATCACGAGAAGATCGGTGAGATCCAGAACGGCCCAGAGGTCAACGCCCAGCAGATCGTCGACGTGATCGCCGCGCACGGAACGGATGCCGCGGCTGCCACACTCGACGAGGCCGAGGGTGCCGTGCCCGATACCATCCCCGCATCGACCGCAGAGGAGGGGGCGCGATGA
- a CDS encoding ABC transporter permease, translating to MKNATTVWRDLIHKPFFWGIIAIVALLLLNVLKDPGYLALSVNPNNGHLVGNVIDILRQAAPIMMIAIGMSLVIATAGIDLSVGSLMAVAGAVSMEFLRSTDGTSAGSALAAVGLSLAVTALLGAVNGVLVAYVGLQPFIATLVLMLAGRGIAKVITGGQNTAAGNDAYRWIANGYVIGIPVVFLLALAIVIAVAWVVRRSALGLMIEAIGINPRASRMAGIKPKGLLLTAYILSGVLAGIAGVMSVGSVMTVDISRTGYQLELDAILAVVIGGASLMGGKFSLSGAFVGALLIATLDKTVLFLGVSSSATPAFKATVIIVICLLQSERVRAWFRRRRASEPTPRVQTNEMKEVAA from the coding sequence ATGAAGAACGCGACCACCGTCTGGCGAGACCTGATCCACAAGCCGTTCTTCTGGGGCATCATCGCGATCGTCGCGCTGCTGCTGCTGAATGTGCTGAAGGACCCCGGCTACCTCGCCCTTTCCGTCAATCCGAACAACGGTCACCTCGTCGGCAACGTCATCGACATCCTGCGCCAGGCGGCACCGATCATGATGATCGCGATCGGCATGTCACTCGTGATCGCGACGGCGGGCATCGACCTGTCGGTCGGCTCGCTCATGGCGGTCGCCGGAGCCGTGTCGATGGAGTTCCTGCGCAGCACGGACGGCACCTCCGCGGGCTCCGCGCTCGCCGCGGTCGGCCTATCGCTGGCGGTCACAGCGCTGCTCGGCGCCGTCAACGGCGTGCTGGTCGCGTACGTGGGGCTGCAGCCCTTCATCGCCACCCTCGTGCTGATGCTCGCCGGGCGCGGCATCGCGAAGGTGATCACCGGCGGGCAGAACACCGCAGCCGGCAACGACGCCTACCGGTGGATCGCGAACGGCTACGTCATCGGCATCCCCGTCGTCTTCCTGCTCGCACTGGCGATCGTGATCGCGGTCGCCTGGGTCGTGCGCCGCAGCGCGCTCGGCCTGATGATCGAGGCAATCGGCATCAACCCCAGGGCGAGCCGCATGGCCGGCATCAAGCCGAAGGGCCTGCTGCTGACCGCGTACATCCTCAGCGGTGTGCTCGCCGGCATCGCCGGAGTGATGTCGGTGGGCAGCGTGATGACCGTCGACATCTCCCGCACCGGCTATCAGCTCGAACTCGACGCGATCCTCGCCGTCGTCATCGGCGGGGCATCCCTGATGGGCGGGAAGTTCTCCCTCTCCGGAGCGTTCGTCGGGGCTCTGCTGATCGCGACCCTCGACAAGACGGTGCTCTTCCTCGGGGTCTCGTCGTCGGCGACCCCCGCGTTCAAGGCGACGGTGATCATCGTCATCTGCCTGCTGCAGTCCGAGCGCGTGCGCGCATGGTTCCGGCGCCGTCGCGCGTCGGAACCCACCCCGCGCGTACAGACGAACGAGATGAAGGAGGTGGCGGCATGA
- a CDS encoding ABC transporter permease, protein MTTMTATPAAPARASLATRVGRTITANPSILPTIASVVIFIAMVVYGEIAYGRIVQASTLSNLLINNAHLIVLAVALTFVILTGGIDLSVGSIIAFSSVAGVMLAGAGWPPLLVVVAMIAMGSAFGLCSGLLIRYFNVQPFIATLAMMFLGRGLASLLSTKPQRLAEDSPIRWIGEKIKVIDGPKVNDLTVTPAVIVAIVVVAAAFFVLHRTRTGRTVYAIGGSESSALLMGLPVHRSKVLVYVISGTLAGVAAVLYTARLGTAQNITGIGWELDAIAAAVIGGTVLTGAYGYVLGSVVGALVLGLMTVLITRDGGIPPEMTTIITGGILLVFVLLQRAVIRKKE, encoded by the coding sequence ATGACCACCATGACCGCGACACCCGCAGCTCCCGCACGCGCGAGCCTCGCCACGCGCGTCGGCCGCACGATCACCGCGAATCCGTCGATCCTGCCGACGATCGCCTCGGTCGTCATCTTCATCGCGATGGTCGTCTATGGCGAGATCGCGTACGGGCGCATCGTGCAGGCGAGCACCCTGTCGAACCTGCTCATCAACAACGCGCACCTGATCGTGTTGGCCGTCGCGCTCACGTTCGTCATCCTGACCGGCGGCATCGACCTGTCGGTCGGATCGATCATCGCGTTCTCGTCGGTCGCCGGCGTCATGCTCGCCGGTGCGGGGTGGCCGCCGCTGCTCGTCGTGGTCGCGATGATCGCCATGGGATCCGCATTCGGGCTGTGCTCGGGGCTGCTCATCCGGTACTTCAACGTGCAGCCGTTCATCGCCACGCTCGCGATGATGTTCCTCGGACGCGGCCTGGCGTCGCTGCTGAGCACGAAGCCGCAGCGTCTCGCCGAGGACTCGCCCATCCGCTGGATCGGCGAGAAGATCAAGGTGATCGACGGGCCGAAGGTCAACGACCTCACCGTCACACCCGCCGTGATCGTCGCGATCGTCGTGGTCGCGGCCGCGTTCTTCGTGCTGCATCGCACGCGAACCGGTCGCACGGTGTACGCCATCGGCGGGTCCGAGAGCTCTGCCCTGCTGATGGGCCTGCCCGTGCACCGCAGCAAGGTGCTGGTGTACGTCATCAGCGGCACGCTCGCCGGCGTCGCGGCCGTGCTCTACACGGCGCGCCTCGGCACAGCCCAGAACATCACCGGCATCGGATGGGAGCTCGACGCGATCGCCGCGGCGGTCATCGGCGGCACCGTGCTCACCGGCGCCTACGGCTATGTGCTCGGCTCGGTGGTCGGCGCGCTCGTGCTGGGACTCATGACCGTGCTGATCACCCGTGACGGCGGTATCCCGCCCGAGATGACCACGATCATCACCGGAGGGATCCTGCTCGTCTTCGTGCTGCTGCAGCGTGCGGTGATCCGCAAGAAGGAGTAG